One window of Lemur catta isolate mLemCat1 chromosome 3, mLemCat1.pri, whole genome shotgun sequence genomic DNA carries:
- the GPX7 gene encoding glutathione peroxidase 7 — protein MVAAVAAAWLLLWAAACEQREQDFYDFKAVNIRGKLVSLEKYRGSVSLVVNVASQCGFTDQHYQALQQLQRDLGPHHFNVLAFPCNQFGQQEPDSNKEIESFARRTYSVSFPMFSKVAVTGTGAHPAFKYLTETSGKEPTWNFWKYLVAPDGKVVGAWDPTVSVEEIRPQITALVRKLILRKREDL, from the exons ATGGTGGCGGCAGTGGCGGCGGCGTGGCTGCTGCTGTGGGCCGCAGCCTGCGAGCAGCGGGAGCAGGACTTCTACGACTTCAAGGCGGTCAACATCCGGGGCAAACTGGTGTCGCTGGAGAAGTACCGCGGCTCG GTGTCCCTGGTAGTGAATGTGGCTAGCCAGTGTGGCTTCACAGACCAGCACTACCAAgccctgcagcagctgcagcGGGACCTGGGTCCCCACCACTTCAACGTGCTTGCCTTTCCCTGCAACCAGTTTGGCCAACAGGAGCCCGACAGCAACAAGGAGATTGAGAGCTTTGCCCGCCGCACCTACAGTGTCTCATTCCCCATGTTTAGTAAGGTCGCCGTCACTGGCACTGGTGCCCACCCTGCCTTCAAGTACCTGACAG AGACTTCTGGGAAGGAGCCCACCTGGAACTTCTGGAAGTATCTAGTGGCCCCAGATGGAAAGGTGGTAGGAGCTTGGGACCCAACCGTGTCAGTGGAGGAGATCAGGCCCCAGATCACAGCGCTTGTGAGGAAGCTCATCCTGCGGAAGCGAGAAGACTTATAA